DNA from Agarilytica rhodophyticola:
CCGGCACTACAGACGCTGCTCTTTGTGAAGCGACAGGTGTTCCAGCAGGCCAGGCTGGTGTGTTTGATCAACAAGACAGCCAGATCGAAGGTATCTTCGGTGGAAACCCAGACTTACAAGAAGAAACTTCTAACACGTTTACAATCGGAGCTGTAATCCAACCGATAGAAGGTCTCGATATATCAATCGACTATTATGATATTGAAATAGAAGATGCGATCGACACTTTTGGTGGTGGAGTTAACAACACACTAAACCTATGCTACAACGTGTTTAGAGATGCTAGTAATCCTGCATGTCAAGCAGTTACACGACAGTCTGATGGAAACGTAGACACCGTAACGGTACTCAATGAGAATATAGGTAAAATCGAAACATCCGGTATCGACTTGAATATTAATTATGTGGTCGATTTGAATGAGTCTACATTAGCATTTAACTTTGTAAGCACCTACTTGGATACATGGGACGAAACTCCAGTAGCGAGCCAACCCAATATCGTTAACGAATGTGCTGGGGCGTTTGGTTCTATATGTGATACCAATATATTACCCGATGTCGTTGCTAATTTAAGAACTACATGGTCGATTGGCAATCTTAGCTTATCAGCCCTAGTACGATATATAGGTGAAGCTGAAGATGACCAAATCGTTAACGGTGGAGACACTAGTGATATTGTAGTTCCTAAGGTTGATGCTGAAGTATATCTTGACTTAAACGCAGCATATAGCTTTAGTGAAGACTTCAGAGTAAACTTTGGTGTTAACAATGCACTGGATACAGAGCCTACTCCCCTTGGTGATAATTCAGAGCAAGCTAATACATTCCCGGAAACTTATAACCTTCTCGGGCCAAGAGTTTTCGTAAGTGCGAGCTACAAGTTTAGATAGTAATTAACTTACCTGTGATGAAAAGCGAGTTTATACTCGCTTTTTTTATGGCTAAACTATTGCCTTCAAAATAACTCTATTATTTTTGTATGAGCATGGATAACAAGACCGATATCACAACATTTCTTAAGCACCTTTATGAAAAACTATTAAAAGGAAATCATGCTTATGTAATCGAAAAAGCAGAGGAGTTTTTAAAGAAAATACCTAAGGAACCTAACGTTTTACATTTGTCTGCACTAGCATACGATTCGGCAGGGGATAATCATTCTGCAATTACTCACTTTAAAAAATCCTTAGTCATTGCTCCCCATCAATATGAAGTTCATAATAATTTGGCAAACAGCCTTAAAAAAATAGAATCCACTGACCAAGCAATTGAGCACTATAGAAAAGCTATCGAGCTAAACCCCGGCTTTTTCGATGCATGGAAGAACCTTGGATTGACTTATCTTGAAAAAAATCAACTTACCGATGCAGAAAAATGCCTTAAACGGGCAGAATCATTACAGCCAGATAATGTCAGTATAATTTCATCAATAGCAAGTTTATTAAAAACCCAACACAACTATCCAGGAGCCATTGCATATTACCTGAAGGCATTGAGAATCAATCCTAAATACGTCCCAGCAATTCACAACCTAGCACTCTTATATAAGTTAACTGAACGCTATGATGATGCTATTGGGATGTATAACCAAGCTAAACAACTGACGAATAAAATACCTCAATTAGACTATAATTGTGGCAATGCTTACTTTGAGATTGGCCAGTACAACAACGCTGAAAAATGCTACATTGAGGCAATAGGGAAACAACCTCTCTATGTCGATGCACACAAGTCTCTTAATGAGCTTTACTGGCAATTAGGGCAACTAGATAAATTTGGAAAAAGCTTTGAAGAAGCATTGGCATTAAACTCTAGCAATAGGGATCTACGTAAGTCCTATATCGAGCTCTTGATTTCTGCAAAAAAGTATGAAGATGCCCACAGAGTTCTATTTGAAAGCTCAAAAAAACAGAATAATAATGACGTTGAATTAGAATTATTAGAAGCTAAGCTACTGGCGGCAAGTGGCAACCACTCGGATGCAGAAAAAAGATACGAGAGCATTCTAACAAGAAATTATTCATTAGAAACTGCGCAAGACCTTGTAAAAATACTCATCATAAATAAAAACATCGAGAAAGCATCTAGTGTTCTAGATCTAGCACAAAAAGAAAATTACTTAAGCCAAAAAAGTTGGGCTTACAGAAGTATATGCTGGAAAGAACAAAAGGATGAGAGATATGCATGGCTAAATAACTATGATGACTTTCTACGCTGTTACAGCTTACCAACCCCCAACGGGTACTCAAACTTGCATTCATTTATTAGCGATCTCAAAGAACTAATCCTACAAATGCATAGAACGCATAAAGCGCCTTTAACCCAAACTTTAAAAAACGGCACTCAAACACCAGGAAGATTACTTTATAAACCTTTTCATGAGATTGAATTGTTAAAAAAAGCATTTAATGAGGCTATTCATGAGTATATTTCTGAGTTGAATTCAGATGTGACTCACCCTTTTTTATCCAGAAAATCTAATTTATTTGAAATCGCAGGTTCTTGGTCAGTTAAATTATTTCCAGGAGGTTTTCATTCAAACCATATACATCCAGAAGGATGGATAAGCTCATCATTTTATGTTCACTTACCTAAAAATATTAAAGATGGGAAGATGAATAACAATGAGGGATATATCAAATTTGGAGAAAACCATCTTACTAACAGCTCTCCAGATAAAGTTATTAAACCAGAAGTAGGTAAACTGGTTCTATTTCCTTCATACTTTTGGCATGGTACGAATACGTTCAAAGGCAGTGCGGACGACTACAGACTTACTGTTCCATTTGACGTTGTCCCAAAATAAGTTCTCACAGCTAATATAATCTTAGCTATGTAACGAAAAATGTAATAACTTACGACTCTTTTTGTTATCCTGGCGCCCAATACTTTGGAGAGACATATGGACACTATAACTGCCTTTACTACGCTGGTCTTTGTCATGGATCCGTTGGGCAATATCCCCATATTTTTATCCGCATTGAGGGGGATACCAGCCAAACGCCAGCAGCAAATCATCATGCGAGAATTATTTATCGCACTGGCAGTACTGTTGGTGTTTTTATTTGCGGGCAAACAAATATTAAGTTTTCTAGGTTTGTCACAGGAATCTATCAGCATCGCAGGGGCTATTGTTTTGTTTATTATAGCCATGCGTATGATATTTCCTCAGGAAGGCGGTGTCATGGGCGATAAAGATGAGGGGGAACCTTTGATTGTGCCACTTGCTATTCCCTGTGTCGCAGGGCCTTCAACAGTGGCAATTTTGATGTTACTGGCGAACAGTGCCGAGCAACGAACCATTGACTGGGTTATCGCATTAATAGGTGCCTGGGCAGTTTCCAGTGTGATATTGCTCGGCTCCACTAAAATATCGAAGCTCTTAGGTGCGCGAGGTTTATCAGCAGTAGAGCGTTTAATGGGAATGATACTGATTATGATGTCGGTACAAATGATGCTAGATGGCGTAAAGACATTTTTATCATAACGTCTTTAAACCATCTTTCGATTAATATTTAGCTATTATTTATATCCTACCAGCCACACTGACGGCCTTGGTTTTGCTCGTCTAACCATTTTTTCAGCGGGGCAAAGTAATCAATAATAGCTGAAGCATCCAACTCTTTCTGACCCGTGATCGCTTCCATAGCTTGTGGCCATGGCTGACTCGATCCCATCTCTAACATGGCTTTAAGC
Protein-coding regions in this window:
- a CDS encoding YhgN family NAAT transporter; this encodes MDTITAFTTLVFVMDPLGNIPIFLSALRGIPAKRQQQIIMRELFIALAVLLVFLFAGKQILSFLGLSQESISIAGAIVLFIIAMRMIFPQEGGVMGDKDEGEPLIVPLAIPCVAGPSTVAILMLLANSAEQRTIDWVIALIGAWAVSSVILLGSTKISKLLGARGLSAVERLMGMILIMMSVQMMLDGVKTFLS
- a CDS encoding 2OG-Fe(II) oxygenase family protein, with the protein product MDNKTDITTFLKHLYEKLLKGNHAYVIEKAEEFLKKIPKEPNVLHLSALAYDSAGDNHSAITHFKKSLVIAPHQYEVHNNLANSLKKIESTDQAIEHYRKAIELNPGFFDAWKNLGLTYLEKNQLTDAEKCLKRAESLQPDNVSIISSIASLLKTQHNYPGAIAYYLKALRINPKYVPAIHNLALLYKLTERYDDAIGMYNQAKQLTNKIPQLDYNCGNAYFEIGQYNNAEKCYIEAIGKQPLYVDAHKSLNELYWQLGQLDKFGKSFEEALALNSSNRDLRKSYIELLISAKKYEDAHRVLFESSKKQNNNDVELELLEAKLLAASGNHSDAEKRYESILTRNYSLETAQDLVKILIINKNIEKASSVLDLAQKENYLSQKSWAYRSICWKEQKDERYAWLNNYDDFLRCYSLPTPNGYSNLHSFISDLKELILQMHRTHKAPLTQTLKNGTQTPGRLLYKPFHEIELLKKAFNEAIHEYISELNSDVTHPFLSRKSNLFEIAGSWSVKLFPGGFHSNHIHPEGWISSSFYVHLPKNIKDGKMNNNEGYIKFGENHLTNSSPDKVIKPEVGKLVLFPSYFWHGTNTFKGSADDYRLTVPFDVVPK